Proteins found in one Paenibacillus sp. genomic segment:
- a CDS encoding sigma factor G inhibitor Gin encodes MSALQPEELPMSCTCIICEQTRAEGIHICGQFICADCEQEMVRTDVKDEKYPFFIMQMKRVWYKKDA; translated from the coding sequence ATGAGTGCGCTGCAACCCGAAGAGCTGCCGATGTCCTGCACCTGTATCATTTGCGAACAAACGCGAGCCGAAGGCATTCATATTTGCGGACAATTCATCTGCGCGGACTGCGAGCAGGAGATGGTACGGACGGACGTGAAGGACGAAAAGTACCCGTTCTTCATTATGCAGATGAAACGGGTTTGGTATAAAAAAGACGCCTGA
- a CDS encoding aminotransferase class I/II-fold pyridoxal phosphate-dependent enzyme: MDEASAYRAPIVEALQAYAAGRKASFHVPGHKAGAAFAAETSAVAWLEAIGAYDATELPGLDDLHAPVGAIAEAQRLAADCFGADRTYFLVGGSTAGNLAAIQAAVGPGELIVMQRDAHKSAIHALMLRGAGASFVPPDIDESTGLARGPSAAGVARALDEHPEAKAVFVTSPNYYGYAVDIAAIAEAAHARGKPLIVDEAHGAHFGMHPAFPNSALRQGADVVIQSTHKMLQALTMGAMLHVRGDRLPAERIEALLRMLQSSSPSYPILASLDWARRELHVRGAEAFEGALRAIEELHEALRPQHRRFASLRTDDPMKPLLSDRAGALSGYALLDRLAELGIYTEMATERHVVLACSAATRAEDMSALLAALDEIDLRNPAKKKENATFSSNRYTWGPISSSIPVFFDAGGKNSPSAAADVVEVRLEDAVGMASAEMVVPYPPGIPLLYPGETITREAAETLLRLREQGAAVQGPKDHTLRMLRVRRNPFDS; the protein is encoded by the coding sequence ATGGACGAGGCAAGTGCGTATCGGGCGCCGATCGTTGAAGCGCTGCAAGCGTATGCGGCGGGGAGGAAGGCGTCGTTCCATGTGCCTGGACATAAGGCCGGAGCCGCTTTCGCGGCGGAGACGTCCGCTGTGGCGTGGCTGGAGGCGATAGGCGCCTATGACGCGACGGAGCTGCCGGGCTTGGACGATCTGCATGCGCCCGTGGGGGCGATCGCGGAAGCGCAGCGGCTCGCCGCGGACTGTTTCGGGGCGGACCGGACGTATTTCCTCGTCGGCGGCAGCACGGCGGGCAATTTGGCGGCGATTCAGGCGGCCGTCGGGCCGGGGGAGCTGATCGTCATGCAGCGGGACGCGCATAAATCGGCGATCCATGCGCTGATGCTGCGCGGCGCCGGAGCGTCGTTCGTGCCGCCGGACATCGACGAAAGCACGGGGCTTGCCCGCGGCCCGTCGGCTGCGGGGGTGGCTCGTGCGTTGGACGAGCATCCCGAGGCGAAGGCGGTGTTCGTCACGAGTCCGAACTATTACGGGTACGCGGTCGACATCGCCGCCATCGCCGAAGCGGCGCATGCGCGGGGGAAGCCGCTCATCGTCGACGAAGCGCACGGCGCGCATTTCGGCATGCACCCGGCGTTCCCGAACTCGGCGCTGCGTCAGGGGGCCGACGTCGTCATCCAATCGACGCACAAAATGCTTCAAGCGCTGACGATGGGGGCGATGCTGCACGTAAGGGGCGACCGGCTGCCGGCGGAGCGGATCGAGGCGCTGCTGCGCATGCTCCAGAGCTCCAGTCCGTCCTACCCGATCCTTGCATCCCTAGATTGGGCACGCCGGGAGCTCCACGTCCGAGGCGCCGAGGCGTTCGAGGGCGCGCTGCGGGCGATCGAGGAGCTGCACGAGGCGCTGCGGCCGCAACATCGCCGGTTCGCCTCGCTGCGCACCGACGATCCGATGAAGCCGCTGCTGAGCGACCGGGCGGGCGCCTTGTCCGGTTACGCGCTGCTGGACCGGTTGGCGGAGCTCGGCATCTACACGGAAATGGCCACGGAGCGGCATGTCGTTCTCGCGTGCAGCGCGGCGACGCGGGCGGAAGACATGTCGGCGCTGCTCGCGGCGCTGGATGAAATTGATTTGCGAAATCCGGCGAAAAAGAAGGAAAACGCGACGTTTTCCTCGAATAGATACACATGGGGGCCGATTTCTTCGTCCATACCCGTCTTTTTCGACGCAGGGGGCAAGAATTCGCCGTCCGCCGCGGCCGACGTCGTCGAAGTCCGATTGGAGGATGCCGTCGGAATGGCGAGCGCGGAGATGGTCGTACCGTATCCGCCGGGCATTCCGCTGCTGTACCCGGGCGAGACGATCACGCGCGAGGCGGCGGAGACGCTGCTTCGGTTAAGGGAACAAGGCGCGGCGGTACAGGGGCCGAAGGACCATACGCTGCGAATGCTGCGCGTACGGAGGAACCCATTTGACAGCTAG